The DNA sequence TAGATCAAATACCTTTAATGAAGAATGTGAATTCAGCTAAAGATATCAAATTGGTAGTTGATTCAACAACTGGTGATTATGGAGATTATTATCTTAGACAGTGGAGGATGAGGTATGGAACTGCCGTGGCTGAGATCGGTATAGCCATGAACTACTCAACATTCTTAACATACTATCAAGCAGGTTTAGCTGTGGGTGCACTTAAGGGCGTTAGAGGTGCAGCTGAATATGAGAAGCTTATTGGCCAACTTGGTGAAGCAACTATAAGCATGGATGCTTTGAACATTTCCCACCTACTAGTAATAATGGCTGTAATCTTTGCCAATTTAAGTTATGTAATGACTAAACGTAAAGGAGGTGTGAGGTGATGCCGTACCCCTCAACAATTGATGGAATAATTGGAGCTTGGGTTGGAGCCTTCCTCACACTAGCAGTATATAGTTACATACTTTACAAGGAGACTAGAATTTACCGGCTTGCAGAATATATCTATGTTGGAAGTGCCTTTGCAGTTTCATTAGTTGTTTCAGCAACACAAATCTACAAACAGATAATAGTGCGTATAGCTAGAGGCGAGTACATATATATCATAGGTGTCATTCTCGGGTTAATGCTTCTTACATTGCCATTTAAGCGTATACGTTGGATAAGTAGGTATACTGTAATGTTTCTGATGGGTTTAGGTTTCGGAGTTACAATTAGGGGCGCACTTACGGCAAACATTATAGGTCAAATCAGGGGGTCAATAACTCCACCTGCTGCAACAGCAACTGCATTGGATTGGTTCAATTTTGTATGGATATGTCTTGGAACCCTTTTAGTGGTATCATACTTTACATTCACGGTTGAACACACTGGATGGTATTTCTACCCAACGAAGCTTGGCAGGTACATATTATTAGTCGGTCTTGGAACTTACTATGGTAATACCGTCCAATTTAGAATGACAATGCTTGCGGGGAGAGTTCAGTACCTACTACAAGTGTTTAAGATAATTCCATGGCCATAAACACAAAAATAACAACTTTTTTTTACTTTTATATTAGACCTATAGTTTAGTTTATTGTATGGTTAAGGTTGAAGTATGTTTTGGTATTGGTGATCGCTTTAACATTCCCGTTAAAGATAGGGTTGTAGTTGTAATTGATGTTTTGAGGGCATCTTCAACCATAACTACGGCTTTGGCTAATGGTGCTTTGAAAGTTTACGTTTTTAGGGAAATTGAGGATGCCATTGATTTCCATAGGAGGATTTCGAATTGTATTTTGGCTGGTGAGCGTGGTGGTTTGAGGATTGAGGGGTTCCATTTAGGTAATTCTCCAAGGGAGTTTTCCCGTGAATCCGTTTTTGGGAAGTATATATCCTTTACGAGTAGTAATTGTGCTAGGATTGTTGATTCTCTTAGGGATGCTGAGCACATGGTTTTAGCATGCTTCCTAAACATTTCTTCAGTATGCAATTATATTAGGCATTTATCATCGAAATATGGTTTGGATGTTGTTTTGGCTTGTGCTGGTAGGTATGGATCCCCTTGTTCTGAGGATTTGCTGTGTGCTGAAGTTTTACGTGATATGATTTTGGGATCCATAGATAAACCCCCTACAAATGATTTTTCCCAATTCTTGAAATTGACATCTTCTGGTAGGAATTTAATTAGGTTGGGCTTTAATCAAGATGTTGAGTATTGTGGTGCTGTAGATGTTTTTGATGTGATACCAGTATGGGATGGTGAAGGATTCATAGCTTTCAGATTTAAAACATAAGCTTCATATTCACGTTTAAAAACATATATTTTGTGATCCAATTTGGATTATCTTGGTTTGCTGTATAAGTTCATGTACATATTCATATTGAATTTGATTGTTAAAGAGCTTTCTCTACAATTCTTCCTTGGGAAGCTTGCAAGGAACTTTAAATTCGTAGTTGGTGTTTTGATATTGTCTTTAGCTTCTTCCAGCTTCCTATTTATAGTTATGAATGTTGTATCCACATATTTTAGGTATGCTCTAATTTACCTATACTTTTCAAGTTTACTTGGATATCTAGGTTTATTCATAGCGTTGTACATAGGTTCCAATTTATTGGTGGAAGTTCCATTGTATGGGTACACTCTTCTTAGGGGTAAATTGGATTTTGGAGGTATTGTGAGTTTGTTATTGATGATTAACATGTTTGCATATTTCATAGCCTATCTACTTGGATTTGTAGATCCATTGGCTTGGATTTAGCAATAATCAACCTTAAATATACTTCATTATTAAACTGGTTTGGGGTAATCTGGCTTGTGGGCTGATGTGACTGTTTTATCTGAGAAGGCTAATGTTGAGCTTGTTAAGAGGCTCAAAAATTTCCCCTCAATCGTGGATCCATATGCATGTTTACAGTGTGGTAAATGCACTAGCGGTTGCACTGTTATGGTTTTGATGGAGAATTTCCCACATAGGGTTGTGGATATGGTTAGACTTGGCTTAGTACCTGAACTTTTGAAGTCTGATGTTATTTGGGCTTGCACTCAATGTCAGAAGTGTAGGGATGCATGTCCACAGAAGGTTAATCCATCTGAGATATTCATTGTACTTAGGAATCTCAGTATAATTGAGGGTGGAAGTGTTCCAGATGCATATTCAAATATGCTTTCAAAGGTTTTGGAATCCGGGTTTATACAAGATGCTATTGGAGTTGTGGGTTCTGATGGTTTAACGTATGATCGATTGAAGCTCAGCCTACCACAACTTAGTGGCCCCAAGAATGTGGATGTATTTCAAGCCAATTGTATGGATGCATTTCAGAGGGGTGTATAGCATTGGGATACATACTTTACCCAGGCTGTTTAAGCTCCACCGATCAATATCAATATGAGCTTTCAGCTGTAAATGTATTGAAGAGTTTAAATGTGGATTTCAGTTATGCTGAAAATGTTAATTGTTGCGGTCTGCCACTTAGGAGTATTAACTCCTATGGTTGGGTATATCTTTCAGCAAGATTGATGTCTGTTCTTGAGGGTTATGGTAAGCCATGCATACTCCTCTGCAATTGGTGTCATGCATCATTAACATATGTGAAGAAGCTTCTCGATGAAGATGAAGCTTTAAGGTCTTGGGTTAACAGTTTACTTGCAAGGGAGGGGTTGAAGTATAAGGGTGATTTAAATTTCAAACATATAATTCAATTGCTATATGAGGATATTGGGCTTGAGAAATTGAGGAGTAACGTTAAGAGGGGGTTTAAGGGCTTCAAATTCTCAATACATCCAGGATGCCTCTATTTTAGGCCTAATGATATTGGTCGCCCCGACGATTCCCATGAGCCACATATGCTTATGGATCTCGTTAAAATTCTTGGAGCTGATGCTGAATTATGCTTGGATTGCTGTGGGTGGTCAATATACAACACTAATGCCAACACTGGATTGACTTTGGCTGGGAGTAGACTTAAACTTGCATCGAAAACTGATGGCATTGTAATAGCATGTCCTCATGGTGGTGTAATGATGGATAAGAATTATGAGGAAGCATGTAAAGTTTCAGGGTTTAAGGGGGATGTTCCAGTACTATACTATACGCAGTTGCTTGGGTTGGCTATTGGTTTAAGTCCAAGGGATGTGGCTCTCAACTTAAATAAGTCTCCAGTCAATTTACTTATAGGTAAATTTGGAATTTAACTCTCCTCATTTAGCTAGTATGGCATCTATTGCTGCAATTATCGATTCATCTGTGAATCTCCTCTGCTTTATGGCTTTTGATGGGCATGCAGATGCGCAAATTCCACACCCCATACATGCTCCAACATTTACTTCAGCCACCCTTTTCTCAACATTCATTTTTATCGCTTTATATGGGCATGCCGATGCACATATTCCGCATCCACTACATTTACTCTCATCAATCTCTGCAATGTATGGTTCAGCTTCAACTTCACCTCTAATTAGCAATTTTATTGCTTCGGCAGCTGCTGCGGATGCTTGAGCTATACTTGATGGTATATCCTTCAATCCCTGTGCACATCCACATATGTATATTCCACGTGATGGTGCACTTACAGGTCTCAG is a window from the Candidatus Methanomethylicota archaeon genome containing:
- a CDS encoding 4Fe-4S dicluster domain-containing protein, which translates into the protein MWADVTVLSEKANVELVKRLKNFPSIVDPYACLQCGKCTSGCTVMVLMENFPHRVVDMVRLGLVPELLKSDVIWACTQCQKCRDACPQKVNPSEIFIVLRNLSIIEGGSVPDAYSNMLSKVLESGFIQDAIGVVGSDGLTYDRLKLSLPQLSGPKNVDVFQANCMDAFQRGV
- a CDS encoding CoB--CoM heterodisulfide reductase iron-sulfur subunit B family protein, which translates into the protein MGYILYPGCLSSTDQYQYELSAVNVLKSLNVDFSYAENVNCCGLPLRSINSYGWVYLSARLMSVLEGYGKPCILLCNWCHASLTYVKKLLDEDEALRSWVNSLLAREGLKYKGDLNFKHIIQLLYEDIGLEKLRSNVKRGFKGFKFSIHPGCLYFRPNDIGRPDDSHEPHMLMDLVKILGADAELCLDCCGWSIYNTNANTGLTLAGSRLKLASKTDGIVIACPHGGVMMDKNYEEACKVSGFKGDVPVLYYTQLLGLAIGLSPRDVALNLNKSPVNLLIGKFGI
- a CDS encoding 2-phosphosulfolactate phosphatase, yielding MVKVEVCFGIGDRFNIPVKDRVVVVIDVLRASSTITTALANGALKVYVFREIEDAIDFHRRISNCILAGERGGLRIEGFHLGNSPREFSRESVFGKYISFTSSNCARIVDSLRDAEHMVLACFLNISSVCNYIRHLSSKYGLDVVLACAGRYGSPCSEDLLCAEVLRDMILGSIDKPPTNDFSQFLKLTSSGRNLIRLGFNQDVEYCGAVDVFDVIPVWDGEGFIAFRFKT
- a CDS encoding 4Fe-4S binding protein, yielding LRPVSAPSRGIYICGCAQGLKDIPSSIAQASAAAAEAIKLLIRGEVEAEPYIAEIDESKCSGCGICASACPYKAIKMNVEKRVAEVNVGACMGCGICASACPSKAIKQRRFTDESIIAAIDAILAK